The Salvia miltiorrhiza cultivar Shanhuang (shh) chromosome 1, IMPLAD_Smil_shh, whole genome shotgun sequence genome has a window encoding:
- the LOC131006511 gene encoding mitochondrial import receptor subunit TOM40-1-like, protein MAALVPPSPASPAASSDAEHPKVDYLNLPCPIPYEEIHREALMSLKPELFEGLRFDFTKGLNQKFSLSHSVMMGPTEIPAQSADTIKIPTAHYEFGANFIDPQLMLFGRVMTDGRLNARLKCDLTDNLTLKGNAQLTNEPHMSHGMFNFDYKGSDYRTQFQIGNGALLGASYIQSVTRNLSLGGEVFWAGQHRKSGIGYAARYNTDKMVATGQVASTGMVALSYVQKVSDKVSLATDFMYNYMSGDVTSSVGYDYMLRQCRLRGKIDSNGAVSAFLEERLNMGLNFLLSAEIDHRKKDYKFGFGLTVGE, encoded by the exons ATGGCAGCGCTTGTTCCTCCGTCCCCCGCCTCGCCGGCGGCGAGTTCAGATGCGGAGCACCCTAAAGTTGACTACCTAAATCTGCCTTGCCCCATTCCCTACGAAGAAATTCATCGGGAGGCACTCA TGTCCTTGAAGCCAGAACTCTTTGAAGGATTGCGTTTTGATTTTACAAAAGGACTCAATCAAAAATTTTCACTCAGCCACAG TGTGATGATGGGACCTACTGAGATTCCTGCTCAATCTGCTGATACAATTAAAATTCCCACGGCTCATTATGAGTTTGGGGCCAACTTTATAGACCCACAG TTGATGCTTTTTGGGAGGGTGATGACAGATGGCAGACTAAATGCAAGACTAAAATGCGATTTGACCGATAATCTTACTTTGAAGGGAAATGCTCAA CTTACGAACGAGCCTCATATGTCGCATGGCATGTTCAATTTTGATTATAAG GGTTCGGATTATAGGACTCAGTTTCAAATAGGAAATGGGGCCTTACTTGGTGCAAGTTACATCCAG AGCGTGACTCGTAATTTATCTTTAGGTGGTGAAGTATTCTGGGCTGGTCAACATCGGAAGTCCGGCATTGGCTATGCGGCACGTTATAACACTGACAAGATG GTTGCAACTGGACAAGTTGCTAGCACTGGGATGGTAGCCCTTAGCTATGTCCAGAAAGTATCTGACAAG GTTTCTCTGGCAACTGACTTCATGTATAACTATATGTCCGGGGATGTCACATCCAGCGTTGGTTATGATTACATGCTTCGGCAG TGCCGCCTGCGAGGAAAGATTGACTCCAATGGCGCAGTGTCTGCTTTCCTCGAAGAGAGACTCAATATGGGTCTCaattttcttctttctgctgaG